The following proteins come from a genomic window of Trinickia caryophylli:
- a CDS encoding ABC transporter substrate-binding protein, which produces MKQLLSKLLAGTAFSFAVLAPHAVVHAATPPGIFVIATQLSEFTTLDPSEVYELVPSEYIANTYERLVRVDLRDPSKFEGKIAQSWSVGTDGTTYTFTLRPGLKFHSGNGVTADDVAWSLQRTVLLGKGPASVLADLGLTKDNVAQRIRKVDDRTVVLQTSRKYAPSFVLNVLSTGPASVLDKKLLLSHEQNGDFGHAWLRNNDAGSGPYKLVKWTPNESVVLQRFDDYRTPYPMKRVVLRHVPEASAQRLLLENGDVDAARNLSPDSLAALSKAGKIHVATWPASALLYLSLNTKNPNLAKPEVQEAMKWLVDYDGIQRNIVSTTYKVHQTFLPDGFLGALNANPYRQDVAKAKALLAKAGLPNGFEVSMDMPNDYPFLEIAQALQANFAQGGIKVKLIPGDAKQAIGKYRARQHDIFIGEWSPDYMDPNSNARGFAWNADNSERSNDKTLAWRNSWNIPQLTRETDEALAEPSPEKRAKRYRALQQQVLEHSPFVILFEKVVQVATHPGATGPEIGPLNDFVSYRPLKK; this is translated from the coding sequence ATGAAGCAATTGCTATCGAAGCTGCTGGCCGGCACGGCATTCTCATTTGCCGTGCTGGCGCCGCACGCCGTCGTTCACGCCGCCACACCGCCCGGCATTTTCGTGATCGCCACGCAGTTGAGCGAGTTCACGACGCTCGACCCGAGCGAAGTCTACGAGCTCGTGCCATCCGAATACATTGCCAATACCTACGAACGGCTCGTGCGAGTCGATCTGCGCGACCCGTCCAAGTTCGAAGGCAAGATCGCGCAATCGTGGAGCGTCGGCACTGACGGCACCACTTATACGTTTACCCTTCGCCCGGGGCTCAAGTTTCATTCAGGCAATGGGGTGACGGCCGACGACGTCGCATGGTCGCTGCAGCGCACCGTGCTGCTGGGCAAGGGGCCCGCCAGCGTGCTCGCGGATCTCGGGCTGACGAAAGACAACGTCGCCCAACGCATCAGAAAAGTCGATGATCGGACGGTCGTGCTGCAGACGAGCCGAAAATACGCCCCCAGCTTCGTATTGAACGTGCTCAGCACGGGGCCCGCATCAGTGCTCGACAAAAAGCTGCTGCTTTCGCACGAGCAGAACGGCGATTTCGGCCACGCCTGGCTCAGAAACAACGATGCGGGCTCGGGGCCGTACAAGCTCGTCAAGTGGACGCCGAACGAATCGGTCGTACTGCAGCGGTTCGACGATTACCGCACGCCTTATCCGATGAAGCGCGTCGTGCTGCGGCACGTCCCCGAAGCGTCGGCGCAGCGCCTGTTGCTCGAGAACGGCGACGTGGACGCGGCACGCAATCTGAGCCCCGACAGCCTGGCTGCCCTTTCGAAAGCCGGCAAGATTCATGTCGCGACATGGCCCGCTTCGGCGCTGCTCTATCTGAGCCTCAATACGAAAAACCCCAATCTCGCCAAGCCCGAAGTCCAGGAAGCCATGAAATGGCTCGTGGACTATGACGGCATTCAACGCAACATCGTGAGCACGACGTATAAAGTGCATCAGACATTTCTTCCCGACGGGTTTCTCGGCGCGCTGAACGCCAACCCCTACCGGCAAGACGTGGCGAAAGCAAAGGCGCTGCTTGCGAAGGCTGGATTGCCGAACGGCTTCGAGGTGTCGATGGACATGCCGAACGACTATCCGTTTCTGGAGATCGCACAGGCACTGCAGGCCAATTTCGCGCAAGGCGGGATCAAGGTGAAGCTCATTCCCGGCGACGCGAAACAAGCCATCGGCAAATACCGCGCGCGCCAACACGATATTTTTATCGGCGAATGGTCCCCCGACTACATGGACCCGAACAGCAATGCACGCGGGTTCGCGTGGAACGCCGACAACTCGGAGCGCTCGAACGATAAAACGCTGGCTTGGCGCAACAGCTGGAATATCCCGCAGTTGACGCGCGAAACCGACGAGGCGCTCGCCGAACCATCTCCCGAAAAGCGAGCGAAGCGGTATCGAGCACTACAGCAGCAGGTGCTCGAGCATTCGCCGTTCGTCATCCTGTTCGAGAAAGTCGTGCAGGTTGCCACGCATCCGGGCGCGACGGGGCCCGAGATCGGGCCGCTCAACGACTTCGTTTCCTATCGGCCGCTGAAGAAATAA
- a CDS encoding acetyl-CoA hydrolase/transferase family protein — protein MSTGPSRIKDPRLLDRVMSAEDAARFIQPGMTVAMSGFTGSGYPKAVPRALASRIEAAHAKGDDFRVRVLTGASTAPELDGALAKVNGIELRLPYQSDPILRDQINAGRIEYLDIHLSHVAQYAWFGLFGPLDVALVEVSAIREDGLLVPSSSIGNNKTWLEQAKAVVLEVNSWQPEALDGMHDVYYGTALPPDRRPIPLLHPGDRIGEPYLHCPPEKIVAIVETHAPDRSSAFSAPDAQSEQIAGHLLEFLEHEVAHGRLPPKLLPLQSGVGNITNAVLAGLGRGKFSGLSAYTEVIQDGMLDLVANGTLEIASATALSLSPDATERFVRDIDRYRQHIVLRPQEISNHPELVRRLGCIAMNGMIEADIYGNVNSTHVMGSRIQNGIGGSGDFARNGYLSCFMSTSTAKNGSISRIVPMVSHVDHTEHDVSIVVTEQGLADLRGLSPKQRARQVIARCAHPAYRPMLEEYFERACSKSFGKHTPHLLDEALSWHQRYVTHGTMRPDANNSNT, from the coding sequence ATGTCCACGGGTCCATCCCGCATCAAGGATCCCCGTCTGCTCGACCGCGTCATGTCGGCCGAAGACGCAGCCCGATTCATTCAGCCCGGCATGACGGTCGCCATGAGCGGCTTCACCGGCTCCGGCTATCCCAAGGCCGTCCCGCGCGCACTCGCCTCTCGGATCGAAGCCGCCCACGCGAAGGGGGACGACTTTCGCGTGCGCGTGCTGACCGGCGCCTCGACGGCCCCCGAGCTTGACGGCGCGCTCGCCAAAGTCAACGGTATCGAGCTGCGCCTGCCTTACCAGTCCGATCCGATCTTGCGCGACCAGATCAATGCAGGCCGCATCGAATACCTCGATATCCATCTGAGCCATGTCGCGCAATATGCGTGGTTCGGGCTTTTCGGGCCGCTCGATGTCGCACTCGTCGAAGTCAGCGCCATTCGCGAGGACGGCCTGCTCGTGCCGTCCTCGTCGATCGGCAACAACAAGACCTGGCTCGAGCAGGCCAAAGCCGTCGTGCTCGAAGTCAACAGCTGGCAGCCCGAAGCGCTCGACGGCATGCACGACGTCTATTACGGCACGGCTTTGCCGCCCGATCGGCGCCCCATTCCGCTGCTGCATCCCGGCGACCGCATCGGCGAGCCCTACCTGCACTGCCCGCCCGAGAAAATCGTGGCGATCGTCGAAACGCATGCGCCCGACCGCAGCAGCGCGTTTTCGGCGCCGGATGCGCAATCGGAGCAGATAGCCGGCCATCTGCTCGAGTTTCTCGAGCACGAGGTGGCGCACGGGCGCCTGCCGCCGAAACTGCTGCCGCTGCAATCGGGCGTCGGCAACATTACGAACGCGGTGCTCGCGGGGCTCGGCCGCGGCAAGTTCAGCGGCTTGAGCGCCTATACCGAGGTGATTCAGGACGGCATGCTCGATCTCGTGGCCAACGGTACGCTCGAGATCGCGTCCGCCACGGCGCTTTCGCTGAGCCCCGATGCGACAGAACGTTTCGTGCGCGACATCGATCGCTATCGGCAGCACATCGTGCTGAGGCCGCAGGAAATCAGCAATCACCCCGAGCTCGTGCGACGGCTCGGCTGCATCGCGATGAACGGCATGATCGAAGCCGACATCTACGGCAACGTCAATTCGACGCATGTGATGGGCAGCCGGATCCAGAACGGCATCGGCGGCTCGGGCGACTTCGCGCGCAACGGCTACCTTTCGTGCTTCATGTCGACCAGCACCGCCAAGAACGGCTCGATCTCGCGCATCGTGCCGATGGTGAGCCATGTCGACCATACCGAGCACGACGTCTCGATCGTCGTTACCGAGCAGGGGCTTGCCGATCTGCGGGGCCTTTCACCGAAGCAGCGGGCGCGGCAAGTCATCGCGCGCTGCGCGCACCCCGCTTACCGGCCGATGCTCGAGGAATACTTCGAGCGCGCCTGCAGCAAGAGTTTCGGCAAACATACGCCGCACCTGCTCGACGAAGCACTGTCGTGGCATCAGCGGTACGTAACGCACGGTACGATGCGCCCGGACGCCAACAACTCGAACACCTGA